From Streptomyces yatensis, one genomic window encodes:
- a CDS encoding flavodoxin family protein, whose translation MAASPSTATPTDDAYRFDDLTALYINCTLKPSPQQSNTQGLIDRSRAIMDAHGVTTDEFRAVDHDIATGIYPDMTEHGFATDAWPVLYERVMAADILVLAGPIWLGDNSSVTKRVIERLYACSSLLNDKGQYAFYGRVGGCLITGNEDGVKHCAMNVLYSLQHLGYTIPPQADAGWIGAAGPGPSYLDPDSGGPENDFTNRNTAFMTWNLMHLGAMLKRADGIPAHGNQRSEWEAGCRFDYPNPDYR comes from the coding sequence ATGGCAGCGTCGCCGTCCACCGCCACCCCGACCGATGACGCGTACCGCTTCGACGACCTGACCGCCCTGTACATCAACTGCACCCTCAAACCCTCTCCGCAGCAGAGCAACACCCAGGGGCTGATCGACAGAAGTCGCGCGATCATGGATGCGCACGGCGTCACCACGGACGAGTTCCGGGCCGTCGACCACGACATCGCGACGGGCATCTACCCGGACATGACCGAACACGGATTCGCCACCGACGCCTGGCCGGTGCTCTACGAGCGGGTGATGGCGGCGGACATCCTGGTGCTGGCGGGGCCGATCTGGCTCGGTGACAACAGCTCGGTGACCAAACGAGTCATCGAACGTCTCTACGCCTGCTCGAGTCTGCTCAACGACAAGGGCCAGTACGCCTTTTACGGACGCGTCGGCGGCTGCCTGATCACCGGCAACGAGGACGGTGTGAAGCACTGCGCGATGAACGTCCTCTACAGCCTTCAGCACCTCGGCTACACCATCCCGCCGCAGGCCGACGCGGGCTGGATCGGCGCGGCGGGACCGGGGCCGTCGTACCTGGACCCGGATTCGGGCGGCCCGGAGAACGACTTCACCAACCGCAACACCGCCTTCATGACCTGGAATCTGATGCATCTGGGGGCCATGCTCAAGCGGGCCGACGGCATCCCCGCCCACGGCAACCAGCGCTCCGAGTGGGAAGCGGGCTGCCGCTTCGACTACCCCAACCCCGACTACCGCTGA